In Panulirus ornatus isolate Po-2019 chromosome 30, ASM3632096v1, whole genome shotgun sequence, a single genomic region encodes these proteins:
- the LOC139758466 gene encoding uncharacterized protein, which translates to MSFKVCIVAALVVVVSARPESISSYRRPAPTYSAPAPAPTYSAPAPVPTYSAPAPVPTYSAPAPTYSAPSPAPTYSAPSPAPTYSAPAPAPSPVYGAPAAEAPAKYDFNWAVKDDYSGNDFGHQESRDGYDTQGSYYVLLPDGRLQRVTYNVNGDSGFVADVTYEGGAQYQAPQPTYSPAPTYQPVQTYA; encoded by the exons ATGTCTTTCAAG GTTTGCATCGTCGCAGCTCTCGTGGTGGTCGTCTCGGCCCGACCGGAGTCCATCTCCTCATACCGTCgcccagcacccacctacagcgcCCCAGCTCCGGCACCCACCTACAGCGCCCCAGCTCCGGTACCCACCTACAGCGCCCCAGCTCCGGTACCCACCTACAGCGccccagcacccacctacagcgccccatccccagcacccacctacagtgccccatccccagcacccacctacagcgccccagctcctgcaccttcccctgTCTATGGTGCTCCTGCCGCAGAG GCTCCCGCCAAGTACGACTTCAACTGGGCCGTGAAAGACGACTACTCCGGCAACGACTTCGGTCACCAGGAGTCCCGGGATGGATACGACACCCAGGGCTCCTACTACGTTCTCcttcccgacggtcgtctgcagaGGGTGACTTACAACGTCAACGGCGACTCCGGCTTCGTGGCCGACGTAACTTACGAGGGCGGCGCCCAGTACCAAGCACCACAGCCCACCTACAGCCCAGCTCCCACTTACCAGCCCGTCCAGACCTACGCTTGA
- the LOC139758604 gene encoding pro-resilin-like — protein MAAFVVSIVARPSDKPGNDASQVPANYEFQYAVKDGDSGNDFTHLEDRDGDAVSGSYYVQLPDGRLQKVIYTVSGDSGYVAEIAYEGEAQYPPSEPPAYP, from the exons ATGGCCGCCTTCGTGGTGTCCATTGTAGCCCGCCCATCTGACAAGCCAGGCAATGACGCATCCCAA GTTCCGGCAAATTATGAGTTCCAGTACGCTGTCAAGGATGGTGACTCCGGCAACGATTTCACCCATCTGGAGGACCGGGATGGCGACGCAGTGAGTGGCTCCTACTACGTCCAACTTCCCGATGGTCGCCTGCAGAAGGTGATCTACACCGTCTCCGGCGACTCCGGCTACGTGGCTGAGATCGCTTACGAGGGAGAGGCTCAGTACCCGCCATCCGAGCCACCAGCATATCCCTAA